In Tenrec ecaudatus isolate mTenEca1 chromosome 4, mTenEca1.hap1, whole genome shotgun sequence, a single window of DNA contains:
- the LOC142446861 gene encoding olfactory receptor 51G2-like: MATSNSSNSLSSTFYLTGIPGYEEFHHWISIPFCLLYCVGIMGNCTILHIVRTDPRLHEPMYYFLAMLSLTDMGMSMPTMISLFRVLWSISREIQFDVCVVQMFFIHTFSFTESSVLLAMALDRYVAICYPLRYATILTPRLITKIGVAALLRSAFAMIPLLVRLAYFPFCRSHILSHSYCLHQDMIRLACADIRFNVIYGLVLITVLWGMDSLGIFVSYVFILRSVLSIASREGRLKALNTCASHICAVLILYVPMIGLSIVHRFAKHSSPLIHIFMAHIYLLIPPVLNPIIYSVKTKQIRQGIFRLLLPSKH, from the coding sequence atggcaacctcAAACTCCAGCAACTCCCTGTCCTCCACATTCTATCTCACAGGCATCCCTGGCTATGAGGAATTTCATCACTGGATTTCCATCCCATTCTGTCTTCTCTACTGCGTTGGAATAATGGGTAACTGTACCATCCTGCATATTGTCCGGACAGACCCAAGGCTCCACGAGCCCATGTACTATTTCCTTGCTATGCTTTCTCTTACTGACATGGGCATGTCCATGCCCACCATGATATCACTCTTCAGAGTGTTGTGGTCCATTTCCAGAGAAATCCAATTTGATGTCTGTGTTGTTCAAATGTTCTTCATCCACACCTTCTCCTTCACTGAATCATCTGTGCTCTTGGCCATGGCCCTTGATCGGTATGTCGCCATTTGCTACCCTCTGAGATATGCCACCATCCTAACCCCAAGACTCATCACCAAGATTGGAGTTGCAGCCCTGCTCAGAAGTGCTTTTGCCATGATTCCACTTCTCGTCCGACTCGCTTACTTTCCCTTCTGCCGCTCCCACATCCTTTCTCATTCCTATTGTCTACACCAGGACATGATCCGCCTTGCCTGCGCTGACATCAGGTTTAATGTTATATATGGGCTGGTGCTGATCACTGTACTGTGGGGCATGGACTCCTTGGGTATCTTTGTGTCATATGTTTTCATCCTTCGCTCAGTGTTGAGCATTGCATCCCGTGAGGGCAGGCTGAAAGCCCTCAACACCTGTGCCTCTCACATCTGTGCTGTGCTCATTCTTTACGTCCCCATGATTGGACTGTCTATTGTCCATCGTTTTGCCAAACACTcttctcccctcattcacatattcATGGCTCACATCTACTTATTAATTCCACCTGTGCTCAACCCAATCATCTATAGTGTGAAAACCAAGCAGATCCGCCAGGGAATTTTCCGTCTTCTTCTCCCCTCAAAACATTAG